A stretch of the Medicago truncatula cultivar Jemalong A17 chromosome 5, MtrunA17r5.0-ANR, whole genome shotgun sequence genome encodes the following:
- the LOC11435518 gene encoding SKP1-like protein 14 — protein MSSNTISLKTSDGAISEASPTLTKNMKTVQTIIGEADADVSIIPLLNVSSSHINKIIEYQTLSDDGKEKEFSVEELNNDEVKEFLLAVHYLNMESLFELLTGVVADRIKNKNVGYVREYFGVENDFTPKEEAEVRQRNSWTFKGDEVEPDE, from the coding sequence ATGTCATCAAACACGATCTCTCTCAAAACCTCAGACGGCGCCATTTCCGAAGCCTCGCCAACTCTCACCAAGAACATGAAAACTGTTCAAACCATCATCGGTGAAGCCGATGCTGACGTTTCCATCATTCCTCTCCTCAACGTTTCCTCCAGCCACATCAACAAGATCATTGAATACCAAACTCTCTCAGACGATGGCAAAGAGAAAGAATTTTCCGTCGAGGAACTGAATAACGATGAGGTGAAGGAGTTTCTTCTTGCAGTGCATTACTTGAATATGGAGAGTCTTTTTGAGCTTCTGACTGGGGTTGTTGCTGATCGGATTAAGAACAAGAACGTTGGTTATGTGAGAGAGTATTTCGGTGTTGAGAATGATTTTACGCCCAAGGAAGAGGCTGAAGTTCGTCAAAGGAATAGTTGGACTTTTAAAGGCGACGAAGTCGAACCTGATGAATGA
- the LOC11428897 gene encoding uncharacterized protein: MDGVSHWLGESRKHPSLVSFDFSSESCIITPIPSYIDDDSVEGKTHLVIWNGSIAFILAYQEGSIFHISVLGEFGIKESWTKLFIIGPLPYDLGYPIGGGEKGKMLFRRKNDKLALFDLSTRMFDKIGTKTEKFGGNILSHKESILAIGGNI, encoded by the coding sequence ATGGATGGAGTGTCTCATTGGTTAGGTGAAAGTAGAAAACATCCAAGTTTGGTGTCATTTGACTTCAGCAGTGAATCTTGCATTATAACACCCATACCCTCTTACATAGATGATGATAGTGTTGAGGGAAAAACACACTTGGTGATATGGAATGGGTCTATTGCTTTCATCTTAGCTTATCAGGAGGGATCTATATTTCACATTTCAGTTTTAGGGGAATTTGGAATAAAAGAATCATGGACTAAACTCTTCATTATCGGGCCCTTACCTTATGATCTTGGATATCCTATCGGAGGTGGGGAGAAAGGCAAGATGTTGTTTAGAAGAAAAAACGATAAACTAGCCTTGTTTGATTTAAGTACCAGAATGTTTGATAAGATCGGTACTAAGACAGAGAAATTTGGTGGTAACATACTATCCCATAAAGAAAGCATTCTAGCAATTGGAGGGAATATATGA